A stretch of the Archangium violaceum genome encodes the following:
- a CDS encoding TonB family protein codes for MAPIRSALWLLLAVLSLSSVRAWAQSYDGARREEVDAGVHTPVLTKAPELIHFVEAVYPPEAAAIGKTASVEMLVTIDEKGAVSDAQVVSPVGDGFDEAALAAVRQFQFSPAEVDGAPAPIQIQYVYNFVLQPPKPEESAPPPPPPQATLTGQLLERGSRSRVGGATVRCGDDPEASEALSDEEGRFTLKVVPGVCDVRVVANDYHLYTTQETLAPNETTEVIFYLLPKAPGFETVVRGVREKKEVVRRTLERQELQKVPGTFGDPIRVVQNLPGVARAPLISGQLIVRGAAPDQTLTFFDGVQVPLLYHLGGGPSVLNAEFIDRVDFFPGGFGSRYGRAVGGAVDVATRKGASDTLHGSVKVDLLDSGFFVETPVTDGISVAAAARRSYVDVLLPFVLPEDPEGGTLLVLPRYWDYQVRMDFGGKRGSEPSAAGRHSGYVMAFGSDDILNVVASGGGRNRDVTVDAHTLFHRVTGNWTYRLGNLTSVFTPYAGYDLASLGFGETNLDANIWSIGGREDLSLELTSWLTARAGADTRFEHTVAEGKLPVLGGVQYPAFPGAEPKAEMQELKRTVNAFDGALYGELDLEFGPVSLTPGVRATYARIYGQQRVVFDPRLWARYQHSEKTAVKGSVGLYSQPPQAFNLEPAPLGNPNLNHERAFQTSLGVEHQLTDAISVDVTGYFNRRYDLVVSPGEAVVNADGTQTRYQYGNRGLGRAYGMEVMLRHAVTRNFFGWLAYTLNRSEQRRVGGNDYRLTTFDQTHILTAVASYRLPYGFELGARMRYVTGRPTTPLQHVFDVYDVDRNGFEGTYGETNSIRYTPFHQLDLRLEKSWLFQSWTLSAYIDVQNVYNASNVEATFTDYRYRELFEVPGIPILPVLGVKGSF; via the coding sequence GTGGCCCCGATCCGTTCCGCCCTCTGGTTGCTCCTCGCAGTCCTCTCCCTTTCCTCCGTGCGGGCGTGGGCCCAGTCCTACGACGGCGCGCGCAGGGAAGAGGTGGATGCTGGCGTCCATACCCCGGTGCTGACGAAGGCACCCGAGCTCATCCACTTCGTGGAAGCCGTCTACCCGCCCGAGGCCGCGGCGATCGGCAAGACGGCCTCGGTGGAGATGCTCGTCACCATCGATGAGAAGGGCGCGGTGTCCGACGCGCAGGTGGTGTCGCCCGTCGGCGATGGCTTCGACGAGGCGGCGCTCGCGGCGGTGCGGCAGTTCCAGTTCTCCCCGGCCGAGGTCGACGGCGCGCCGGCCCCCATTCAAATCCAGTACGTCTACAACTTCGTCCTCCAGCCGCCGAAGCCGGAGGAGTCCGCTCCGCCGCCGCCCCCTCCGCAGGCGACCCTCACCGGGCAACTGCTGGAGCGGGGCAGCCGCTCGCGCGTGGGTGGAGCCACGGTGCGCTGCGGGGATGACCCGGAGGCCTCCGAGGCCCTCTCGGACGAGGAGGGCCGCTTCACCCTGAAGGTGGTGCCCGGCGTCTGTGACGTGCGCGTGGTGGCCAATGACTACCACCTCTACACCACGCAGGAGACGCTCGCTCCGAACGAGACGACGGAGGTCATCTTCTATCTGCTGCCCAAGGCCCCGGGCTTCGAGACGGTGGTGCGCGGCGTACGCGAGAAGAAGGAGGTGGTGCGCCGCACCCTGGAGCGCCAGGAGTTGCAGAAGGTACCGGGTACCTTCGGAGACCCCATCCGCGTGGTGCAGAACCTGCCCGGCGTGGCGCGCGCGCCCCTCATCTCCGGCCAGCTCATCGTGCGTGGCGCGGCGCCGGACCAGACGCTCACCTTCTTCGACGGCGTGCAGGTGCCGCTGCTCTACCACCTGGGCGGCGGGCCTTCGGTGCTCAACGCCGAGTTCATCGACCGCGTGGACTTCTTCCCGGGCGGCTTCGGCTCTCGCTACGGCCGGGCGGTGGGCGGTGCCGTGGACGTGGCCACGCGCAAGGGCGCCAGTGACACGCTGCACGGCTCGGTGAAGGTGGATCTGCTGGACTCGGGCTTCTTCGTCGAGACCCCCGTCACGGATGGCATCTCCGTCGCCGCCGCCGCGCGGCGCTCGTACGTGGACGTGCTCCTGCCCTTCGTGCTGCCCGAAGACCCCGAGGGCGGAACGTTGCTCGTGCTGCCGCGCTACTGGGACTACCAGGTCCGCATGGACTTCGGCGGGAAGCGCGGGAGCGAGCCCTCCGCGGCCGGACGCCACAGTGGGTACGTGATGGCCTTCGGCTCGGACGACATCCTGAACGTGGTGGCCTCCGGCGGCGGACGCAACCGCGACGTCACCGTGGACGCGCACACGCTCTTCCATCGCGTCACGGGCAACTGGACGTATCGCCTCGGCAACCTCACCTCGGTGTTCACCCCGTACGCGGGCTATGACCTGGCCAGCCTCGGCTTCGGTGAGACGAATCTCGACGCGAACATCTGGTCGATCGGCGGGCGCGAGGATCTCTCGCTGGAGCTCACGTCCTGGCTCACCGCCCGCGCCGGCGCGGACACGCGCTTCGAGCACACGGTGGCCGAGGGCAAGCTGCCCGTCCTCGGTGGCGTCCAGTACCCGGCCTTCCCGGGCGCCGAGCCCAAGGCGGAGATGCAGGAGCTGAAGCGGACGGTCAACGCCTTCGATGGCGCGCTCTACGGAGAGCTGGACCTCGAGTTCGGGCCGGTGTCGCTGACGCCCGGCGTGCGGGCCACCTATGCCCGCATCTATGGCCAGCAGCGCGTTGTCTTCGACCCGCGGCTGTGGGCGCGCTACCAGCACTCGGAGAAGACGGCCGTCAAGGGCAGCGTGGGCCTCTACAGCCAGCCGCCCCAGGCGTTCAACCTGGAGCCCGCGCCGCTGGGCAACCCGAACCTCAACCACGAGCGGGCCTTCCAGACGAGCCTGGGCGTGGAGCACCAGCTCACCGACGCCATCAGCGTGGACGTCACCGGCTACTTCAACCGGCGCTATGACCTGGTCGTCTCTCCGGGCGAGGCGGTGGTGAACGCGGACGGCACGCAGACGCGCTACCAGTACGGCAACCGGGGCCTGGGGCGAGCCTATGGCATGGAGGTGATGCTGCGGCACGCGGTGACGCGCAACTTCTTCGGCTGGCTGGCCTACACCCTCAACCGCTCCGAGCAGCGGCGCGTGGGTGGCAACGACTACCGCCTGACCACGTTCGACCAGACGCACATCCTCACCGCGGTGGCCAGCTACCGGCTGCCGTATGGCTTCGAGCTGGGCGCGCGCATGCGCTACGTCACCGGCAGGCCCACCACGCCGCTGCAGCACGTCTTCGACGTCTACGACGTGGATCGCAACGGCTTCGAGGGCACGTACGGCGAGACCAACTCCATCCGCTACACGCCCTTCCACCAGCTGGACCTGCGGCTGGAGAAGAGCTGGCTCTTCCAGAGCTGGACGCTCTCCGCCTACATCGACGTGCAGAACGTCTACAACGCCTCCAACGTGGAGGCGACCTTCACCGACTACCGCTACCGGGAGCTCTTCGAGGTGCCTGGCATCCCGATCCTCCCGGTCCTCGGCGTCAAGGGGAGCTTCTGA
- a CDS encoding type VI secretion system Vgr family protein, whose product MIATAALQANQPEFEFQIGPHAMGELAVVGFEADETVSQPYSVEVTLAAPPDVDVDEKALLGQNALLQVQLGDGTARFFHGIASRVVRWDANRGPERQRYRVTVVPRLWTLRHTRKSRIFQEMTVPDIVHKVLNEGMVEHKLSLNGSYAKRDYCVQYRESDLDFVSRLLEEEGIFYYFEHTEGGHKMVLNDASLTCSAMAGEATLVFRERSKMVAEQESIHEFAARLEIQPGAVTLRDFDFTRPALDLTTDTAADGGEAALEIYDYPARYEDAGVGKGLAKVRMEELRARSEMVTGASNCRRLLAGHTFEMGDHPVPALNSGYLLISVRHSGSQPEVLTHGQTAYDKQEGYRNEFVCIPASVPYRPPRATPRPTIAGAQTAIVVGPSGEEIHTDEHGRIKVQFHWDREGQNNDKSSCWIRVSQAWAGPGWGALYLPRIGHEVVVEFLEGDPDRPIVTGSVYNGQNPAPISLPDNKTQSTLRSSSSPGGNGFNELRIEDSAGEEEIYLHAQKDFNIVVENDKTQMVGGNETLLVKKDRSRTIEGNQSLEVKKNDDTVIGGNQSLEVVKDRSTTVMGNHTESVVGDQSISVSGNQSVTVALASSETVGLGKMLNVGGGYAVTVGGALNQLVGGLKSEQVGGAKVEVVGAKKSETVKGSRTLQVGGDLSEQVDKNRTLKVEKDLLVSVGGKHNHAVKDSYTLSAKEISLVAQDQFTLKVGSATLQVKKNGDVVIKGAKIEVTASGDVVIKGSKISEN is encoded by the coding sequence GTGATCGCGACCGCTGCACTCCAGGCCAATCAGCCCGAGTTCGAATTCCAGATCGGTCCCCACGCCATGGGCGAGCTGGCCGTCGTGGGATTCGAGGCCGACGAGACGGTCTCCCAGCCCTACTCCGTCGAGGTCACCCTGGCGGCGCCTCCGGACGTGGACGTGGACGAGAAGGCACTGCTGGGCCAGAACGCGCTGCTGCAGGTGCAGCTCGGTGACGGGACGGCGCGCTTCTTCCATGGCATCGCGTCGCGCGTGGTGCGCTGGGACGCCAACCGGGGACCGGAGCGCCAGCGCTACCGCGTCACGGTGGTGCCCCGCCTGTGGACGCTCCGGCACACCCGCAAGAGCCGCATCTTCCAGGAGATGACCGTCCCGGACATCGTCCACAAGGTCCTCAACGAGGGCATGGTGGAGCACAAGCTGTCGCTCAATGGCTCCTACGCCAAACGCGACTACTGCGTGCAGTACCGAGAGTCCGACCTCGACTTCGTGTCCCGGCTGCTCGAGGAGGAGGGCATCTTCTATTACTTCGAGCACACCGAGGGCGGGCACAAGATGGTGCTCAACGACGCCTCGCTCACGTGCTCGGCCATGGCCGGTGAGGCGACGCTCGTCTTCCGCGAGCGCAGCAAGATGGTGGCGGAGCAGGAGTCCATTCACGAGTTCGCCGCGCGGCTGGAGATCCAGCCCGGTGCCGTCACCCTGCGCGACTTCGACTTCACCCGGCCCGCGTTGGATCTCACCACCGACACCGCGGCCGACGGGGGCGAGGCCGCGCTCGAGATCTACGACTACCCGGCGCGCTACGAGGATGCGGGCGTGGGCAAGGGGCTCGCCAAGGTGCGCATGGAGGAGCTGCGCGCGCGCTCGGAGATGGTGACGGGAGCCAGCAACTGCCGGCGCCTGCTCGCGGGCCACACGTTCGAGATGGGCGACCACCCGGTGCCCGCGCTCAACAGCGGCTACCTGCTCATCTCCGTGAGGCACTCGGGCAGCCAGCCGGAGGTGCTCACCCACGGGCAGACGGCGTATGACAAGCAGGAGGGCTACCGCAACGAGTTCGTGTGCATCCCCGCGTCGGTGCCCTACCGCCCGCCGCGAGCCACGCCCCGCCCGACCATCGCGGGCGCCCAGACGGCCATCGTCGTGGGTCCCTCGGGCGAGGAGATCCACACCGACGAGCACGGCCGCATCAAGGTCCAGTTCCACTGGGACCGCGAGGGCCAGAACAACGACAAGAGCTCGTGCTGGATCCGCGTGAGCCAGGCCTGGGCGGGACCGGGCTGGGGCGCGCTGTACCTGCCCCGCATCGGCCATGAAGTGGTGGTGGAGTTCCTCGAGGGCGACCCGGACCGGCCCATCGTCACCGGCAGCGTCTACAACGGGCAGAACCCGGCGCCCATCTCGCTGCCCGACAACAAGACGCAGAGCACCCTGCGCTCCAGCTCCAGCCCCGGCGGCAACGGCTTCAACGAGCTGCGCATCGAGGACTCGGCGGGCGAGGAGGAGATCTACCTTCACGCCCAGAAGGACTTCAACATCGTCGTCGAGAACGACAAGACGCAGATGGTGGGCGGCAACGAGACGCTGCTCGTCAAGAAGGACCGCAGCCGCACCATCGAGGGCAACCAGTCGCTCGAGGTGAAGAAGAACGACGACACCGTCATCGGCGGCAACCAGAGCCTGGAGGTCGTCAAGGATCGCTCGACGACGGTGATGGGCAACCACACCGAGTCCGTGGTGGGAGACCAGTCCATCTCCGTGAGCGGCAACCAGAGCGTGACGGTGGCGCTGGCCTCCTCGGAGACGGTGGGCCTGGGGAAGATGCTGAACGTCGGCGGCGGCTACGCCGTCACGGTGGGCGGGGCACTCAACCAACTGGTGGGTGGCCTCAAGTCCGAGCAGGTGGGCGGCGCCAAGGTGGAGGTGGTGGGCGCGAAGAAGTCCGAGACGGTCAAGGGCTCGCGCACGCTGCAAGTCGGTGGAGACCTGTCCGAGCAGGTCGACAAGAACCGCACCCTGAAGGTGGAGAAGGATCTGCTGGTGAGCGTGGGCGGCAAGCACAACCACGCCGTCAAGGACAGCTACACGCTCTCCGCCAAGGAGATCTCCCTGGTGGCCCAGGATCAGTTCACCCTGAAGGTGGGCTCGGCGACGTTGCAGGTGAAGAAGAACGGCGACGTGGTCATCAAGGGCGCGAAGATCGAGGTCACCGCCAGCGGCGACGTCGTCATCAAGGGCTCGAAGATCTCCGAGAACTGA
- a CDS encoding SAF domain-containing protein: MSTPREPLHKGMLVGGIVVGLVLGLVVGGFGAAILGYTLVRKAEREARLRWALVPVIVPQRDFAPGEVLKLDDLAQRSAPEQLVTSSMVRSDSAANLVGQALTVPVQAGEPLRWAFLAAATEKLEPSERRLSEECQRALDLQPDRPRPDRTAGKIRERLVGGGSP, translated from the coding sequence ATGAGCACCCCTCGGGAACCGCTGCACAAGGGCATGCTCGTCGGTGGCATCGTCGTGGGTCTGGTCCTCGGCCTGGTGGTCGGCGGGTTCGGCGCGGCGATTCTTGGGTACACCCTCGTCAGGAAGGCGGAGCGGGAGGCGCGCCTGCGCTGGGCGCTCGTCCCGGTCATCGTCCCCCAGCGTGACTTCGCGCCGGGTGAGGTGCTGAAGCTCGATGATCTGGCGCAGCGCTCCGCCCCCGAGCAGCTCGTCACGTCCTCCATGGTTCGCTCGGATTCGGCGGCCAACCTGGTGGGCCAGGCGCTCACCGTCCCCGTCCAGGCCGGCGAGCCGCTGCGCTGGGCGTTCCTGGCGGCGGCCACGGAGAAGCTCGAGCCCTCGGAGCGCCGGCTCTCCGAGGAGTGCCAGCGCGCGCTCGACCTGCAACCGGACCGCCCCAGGCCGGATCGGACCGCGGGGAAGATCCGTGAACGGCTGGTCGGGGGAGGTTCGCCATGA
- a CDS encoding SAF domain-containing protein gives MRSFLLGALIGLVVSFTVIGLLAAGTIPKRMRDARYGWDLKPTLTLARDVAAGEVLKDEDLAEVAFPEQFVSESFILPADRRAVVGKPLTLDMVKGDVLAWSMFAQQESQEQVRACIANGRAAFKEAGERARDAAIQAFTQRSGPPPTSPPPPVPAFKFDAKGLTPVVVLTQEVAEGDRIPASALESRKMPRALVTPSLVPGDALESVVGALAVVGMQPGDVLRWQFLDDPDQPRSTGACVMQAGAEGDKERSAAARAKAEAFFGVATEGH, from the coding sequence ATGAGGTCCTTTCTCCTGGGCGCGCTGATCGGTCTCGTCGTGAGCTTCACGGTCATTGGCCTGCTCGCGGCCGGCACCATTCCGAAGCGGATGCGGGATGCCCGCTACGGTTGGGATCTGAAGCCCACCCTCACCCTCGCGAGGGATGTCGCGGCGGGCGAGGTGCTGAAGGACGAGGACCTCGCGGAAGTCGCCTTCCCGGAGCAATTCGTTTCGGAGTCGTTCATCCTGCCCGCGGATCGGCGCGCGGTGGTCGGGAAGCCCCTCACCCTGGACATGGTGAAGGGAGATGTCCTGGCCTGGTCGATGTTCGCCCAACAGGAATCCCAGGAGCAGGTGCGCGCCTGCATCGCCAACGGGCGCGCCGCCTTCAAGGAGGCCGGTGAGCGAGCGCGGGATGCGGCCATCCAGGCCTTCACGCAGCGCAGTGGCCCGCCGCCCACGAGCCCCCCGCCGCCAGTGCCCGCCTTCAAGTTCGACGCGAAGGGCCTGACCCCGGTCGTCGTGTTGACGCAGGAGGTGGCCGAGGGAGACCGGATTCCCGCGTCGGCCCTGGAGAGCCGGAAGATGCCACGGGCCCTGGTGACGCCGAGCCTGGTGCCCGGGGACGCCTTGGAGTCCGTGGTGGGGGCCCTGGCGGTGGTCGGGATGCAGCCGGGGGATGTGTTGCGCTGGCAGTTCCTGGATGACCCGGACCAGCCGCGCTCCACGGGCGCATGCGTGATGCAGGCCGGCGCGGAGGGCGACAAGGAGCGCTCCGCCGCGGCCAGGGCGAAGGCGGAGGCGTTCTTCGGTGTTGCCACGGAGGGTCACTGA
- a CDS encoding methylase: MTSLDRKTRGRTSHGRLQALDVYLLHQERELLTRSEGAWGRAAFVDLGFGEHPWTTLESARAFRELNPRLPVVGVELEPQRVESAREHADALTDFRQGGFDLPLGPGETVRLIRAMNLLRGYRPEEVPGIHQKLGGALLEGGLLVEGSTDTSGAVLVAHLLRRVPEGLSREALLFHTDFSRGFAPVLFRDWLPRDFRRRVKPGEPIHAFFAQWMETWQEAREVGPLEPPEAFHHSVLRLATRVEGLVTDAWLLARGYLLWKPPGGVFR; the protein is encoded by the coding sequence ATGACCTCCCTGGATAGGAAGACGCGAGGACGCACCTCCCACGGGCGCCTCCAGGCTCTCGACGTGTACCTGCTCCACCAGGAGCGCGAGCTGTTGACCCGGAGCGAGGGCGCGTGGGGGCGGGCCGCCTTCGTGGACCTGGGTTTCGGCGAGCATCCATGGACCACGCTCGAGAGTGCCCGGGCCTTCCGCGAGCTCAACCCGAGGCTTCCCGTGGTGGGCGTGGAATTGGAGCCCCAGCGCGTGGAGTCCGCCCGGGAGCATGCCGACGCGCTCACCGACTTCCGGCAGGGTGGCTTCGATCTGCCCCTGGGGCCCGGGGAGACCGTCCGCCTCATCCGCGCCATGAACCTGCTGCGCGGGTACCGCCCCGAGGAGGTGCCCGGCATCCACCAGAAGCTGGGCGGGGCGCTGCTCGAGGGCGGGCTGCTCGTCGAGGGCAGCACGGACACGTCCGGAGCCGTGCTGGTGGCGCACCTGCTCCGGCGCGTTCCGGAGGGGCTCTCGCGCGAGGCCCTGCTGTTCCATACCGATTTCAGCCGCGGCTTCGCGCCCGTCCTCTTCCGCGACTGGTTACCCCGGGACTTCCGTCGCCGGGTGAAGCCCGGGGAGCCCATCCACGCCTTCTTCGCCCAATGGATGGAGACCTGGCAGGAGGCACGCGAGGTGGGTCCCCTGGAGCCTCCCGAGGCCTTCCACCACTCCGTCCTCCGGCTGGCCACGCGCGTCGAGGGCCTTGTCACGGACGCGTGGCTGCTCGCTCGGGGCTACCTACTCTGGAAGCCTCCCGGCGGTGTTTTCCGCTAG
- a CDS encoding SAF domain-containing protein, which yields MRPHHLLLFVPLLVVVLGARPEKERQSSAPEQVSVTVAVRDLATGELVTEADITNVLVPREWVTSSLIQSDSRQYIIGQRVLLPVMKGDLLSWNLFETTADPTLRERCASATGQPETAAEQVSRARQTLVERPREDASPGH from the coding sequence ATGCGTCCACATCATCTGCTGCTGTTCGTGCCGCTGCTCGTGGTCGTGCTGGGCGCGCGGCCCGAAAAGGAGCGCCAGTCCTCCGCACCCGAACAGGTCTCCGTCACCGTCGCGGTGCGGGATCTCGCGACGGGCGAGCTTGTGACCGAGGCGGATATCACCAACGTCCTGGTGCCCAGGGAGTGGGTCACCTCGTCGCTCATCCAGTCGGACTCCCGCCAGTACATCATCGGGCAGCGCGTGCTCCTGCCCGTCATGAAGGGAGACCTGCTCTCCTGGAACCTGTTCGAGACCACCGCCGACCCCACGCTCCGTGAGCGCTGCGCCAGCGCGACGGGCCAGCCGGAGACCGCGGCCGAACAGGTTTCGCGAGCGCGGCAGACCCTCGTCGAGCGCCCGCGGGAAGACGCCTCGCCGGGGCACTGA